The following are encoded in a window of Oligoflexus sp. genomic DNA:
- a CDS encoding flagellin, translating into MGIRVKTNVESLIAQKKLSDSRKEVASSIERLSSGQRINKSADDAAGLAVSERIRSRIASMDVAKRNANDGISYIQVAEGGLNEMTNVMLRMRQLGSQAASDTIGNREREFLDREFQQLRDEVGRIMKTTEFNGRKVLEAGDNTAMRIFVGSSNRADVDGSAPDIDPETDPDIVTINLEELSVLNEALDKVVNGGLKVVPDDPDGGAADLSPDGTDALFNVIDTAINEVAGYRASLGSVQSRLNTAISNIDVTNENLNAANSRIRDVDFAAETARFTQNKILEQAGASVLAHANSEPELVLQLLRG; encoded by the coding sequence ATGGGTATTCGAGTCAAAACCAACGTGGAATCCTTGATCGCGCAGAAGAAACTTTCCGACTCACGCAAGGAAGTCGCTTCGTCGATCGAACGCCTGTCCTCGGGTCAGAGGATCAACAAGTCGGCGGATGACGCCGCCGGCCTTGCCGTTTCCGAGCGGATTCGTTCCCGTATCGCCAGCATGGATGTTGCCAAACGTAACGCCAACGACGGTATCAGTTACATTCAGGTGGCCGAAGGCGGTCTGAATGAAATGACCAACGTCATGCTCCGTATGCGCCAGCTCGGTTCGCAGGCGGCTTCGGACACCATCGGTAACCGCGAACGGGAATTCCTTGACCGCGAATTCCAGCAGCTGCGCGATGAAGTCGGCCGTATCATGAAGACGACCGAGTTCAACGGGCGGAAGGTTTTGGAAGCTGGGGACAACACCGCCATGCGCATCTTCGTCGGTTCCTCGAACCGCGCGGATGTCGATGGATCGGCTCCTGATATTGATCCTGAAACCGATCCGGATATCGTGACGATCAACCTCGAAGAGCTGAGCGTTCTGAACGAGGCCCTGGATAAAGTGGTGAACGGCGGACTCAAAGTCGTTCCTGATGATCCCGACGGCGGCGCTGCCGATCTGAGTCCGGATGGAACCGATGCCCTCTTCAATGTGATCGATACCGCGATCAATGAAGTGGCCGGTTACCGCGCCTCCCTCGGTTCGGTTCAATCCCGTTTGAACACTGCGATCTCGAACATCGACGTGACGAACGAAAACCTGAACGCCGCCAACAGCCGGATCCGTGATGTGGACTTCGCGGCGGAAACGGCCCGCTTCACCCAGAACAAGATTCTGGAACAGGCCGGCGCCTCGGTTTTGGCTCATGCCAACTCCGAACCAGAACTCGTGCTGCAACTGCTCCGCGGCTAA
- a CDS encoding flagellin: protein MGLRIATNVSSLIAQRQSQTNSNLMDKSLERLSSGYRINKSSDDAAGLAVSESLRAKVRGLNQAKRNASDAVSMVQIAEGSLNEVGNIMIRLRELTVQSASDTIGDVERGYLNREYTQLVDEIDRISATTEFNSLKLFDPNQKDRLVIQVGVNQSEPEANVDTISIGLEGLKTFNSEQLGLGKGAEIGPMEVDGSDAVSREDITDKLNTIDNALTRLSGERATLGSIQSRLDTAMNNLGIQTENLTTANSRIRDVDFAEETSNLTQRKVLQASSISVLTQANAKPEMALQLLR from the coding sequence ATGGGTCTGCGCATAGCAACCAATGTGTCTTCTCTCATAGCTCAGCGGCAGTCTCAAACCAATTCGAATCTCATGGATAAGAGTCTGGAACGACTCTCATCCGGCTACCGCATCAACAAATCCTCGGATGATGCAGCCGGTCTCGCGGTCTCTGAAAGTCTGCGGGCCAAGGTTCGCGGCCTCAATCAGGCCAAACGCAACGCATCTGACGCCGTGTCGATGGTGCAAATTGCGGAAGGCTCCCTGAACGAAGTCGGCAACATCATGATCCGCCTGCGCGAACTCACTGTGCAGTCGGCATCCGATACCATCGGTGATGTTGAGCGGGGCTATCTGAACCGCGAATACACCCAGCTCGTCGATGAGATCGACCGCATCTCGGCCACCACCGAATTCAATTCCCTCAAGCTCTTCGATCCCAATCAGAAGGATCGCCTCGTCATCCAGGTGGGCGTGAATCAAAGCGAACCCGAAGCCAACGTGGATACGATCTCGATTGGCCTCGAAGGGCTCAAGACCTTCAACTCCGAACAGCTCGGCCTCGGCAAGGGTGCAGAAATTGGACCCATGGAAGTCGACGGCAGCGACGCTGTGTCCCGCGAAGACATCACGGACAAGCTCAACACCATCGACAACGCCCTGACCCGCCTCAGCGGTGAACGCGCCACGCTCGGCTCCATCCAGAGCCGTTTGGATACCGCGATGAACAATCTCGGCATTCAAACAGAGAACCTCACCACCGCCAACAGTCGCATCCGCGACGTGGATTTTGCGGAAGAGACCTCGAATCTCACGCAAAGAAAAGTGCTCCAGGCTTCTTCCATTTCGGTCCTTACGCAAGCGAACGCCAAGCCAGAGATGGCTCTGCAACTCTTGCGCTAA
- the tilS gene encoding tRNA lysidine(34) synthetase TilS, which produces MNHQSVAKVDLHTVEADLARKIKADGGPERIWVACSGGLDSSVLLFLLDGLQRRLGNFELGVLHVNYALRGAESDRDEELVRQAAARSGRELRVLKMDPKDHPHEKTGIQEWARALRYDWFAQQRGPRDWIAVAHHRDDWVETIFARLCRGHSLMDVMGMQVLHERIWRPLLDLTRSQIEALARQHGIGYGEDSSNRGMDYTRNRLRLQILPELERLFPGFAHNIWLHAQDLQDALHLIQEERAALPLQETLSLSELKTRPPFLARHEISRYLQAQVPGTRVSRDLLFTIHAALVQGSVWTGMLQPGTQAVCQQGVLSIVRNQTPEGERWQQFRAALLDESLDVWPPAAP; this is translated from the coding sequence ATGAATCATCAAAGCGTGGCGAAGGTCGATCTTCATACCGTCGAGGCAGACCTTGCGCGGAAAATTAAGGCCGATGGCGGGCCGGAACGCATTTGGGTGGCGTGCTCAGGCGGGCTCGATTCCAGTGTTTTGCTTTTCCTTTTGGATGGTCTTCAGCGTCGGCTCGGAAATTTTGAGCTGGGCGTCCTGCATGTGAACTATGCGCTGCGAGGGGCGGAGTCGGACCGTGATGAGGAGCTTGTGCGTCAGGCGGCGGCCCGATCGGGCCGTGAACTGCGCGTTCTTAAGATGGATCCCAAGGATCATCCGCACGAGAAGACCGGGATTCAGGAATGGGCCCGAGCCTTGCGTTATGATTGGTTCGCGCAGCAAAGGGGACCGCGGGATTGGATCGCTGTCGCCCATCATCGCGATGATTGGGTGGAAACGATTTTCGCGAGGCTCTGTCGCGGACATAGTCTTATGGATGTGATGGGTATGCAGGTTCTGCATGAAAGGATCTGGCGACCCCTGCTCGATTTGACTCGGTCACAGATCGAGGCACTGGCTCGTCAGCACGGCATCGGCTATGGCGAGGACAGCTCCAATCGAGGGATGGATTACACCCGAAATCGCCTGCGCCTTCAGATCCTGCCCGAGCTGGAGCGGCTTTTCCCCGGCTTTGCCCATAACATTTGGCTTCATGCCCAGGATCTTCAGGACGCCCTGCACCTGATTCAGGAGGAAAGGGCCGCCCTGCCTTTGCAGGAAACCCTGAGCTTGAGCGAGCTGAAGACACGGCCTCCCTTCCTGGCCCGACATGAAATCAGTCGCTACCTTCAGGCCCAGGTGCCTGGAACCCGCGTATCGCGCGATCTTCTTTTCACCATTCATGCCGCCCTGGTCCAGGGTTCGGTATGGACGGGAATGCTGCAGCCCGGAACACAAGCGGTCTGCCAGCAGGGAGTTTTATCCATTGTTCGCAATCAAACGCCCGAGGGCGAACGCTGGCAACAATTTCGCGCCGCATTGCTCGACGAAAGTCTGGATGTCTGGC